A region from the Gossypium hirsutum isolate 1008001.06 chromosome A08, Gossypium_hirsutum_v2.1, whole genome shotgun sequence genome encodes:
- the LOC121203531 gene encoding L-lactate dehydrogenase B: MQKSPSASSLGPGGLDLAQAFFKPILNTDPPSSTKRHTKISVIGVGNVGMAIAQTILTQDLADELALVDAKSDKLRGEMLDLQHAAAFLPRTKINASVDYSVTAGSDLCIVTAGARQNPGESRLNLLQRNVALFSNIIPPLAKYSPDSILLIVSNPVDVLTYVSWKLSGFPSNRVIGSGTNLDSSRFRFLIADHLDVNAQDVQAFIVGEHGDSSVALWSSISIGEVPVLSFLKNQQIAYEKQTLENIHKAVVESAYEVISLKGYTSWAIGYSVANLARSLLRDQRKIHPVSVLAKGFYGIDGGEVFLSLPAQLGRGGVLGVTNIHLTDEEVQRLRKSAETILEVQSQLGL; encoded by the exons ATGCAAAAGAGTCCTTCAGCTTCTTCCTTGGGTCCAGGTGGTCTAGACCTGGCTCAAGCCTTCTTCAAGCCCATCCTAAACACCGATCCACCTTCCTCCACCAAGCGCCATACCAAGATCTCCGTCATCGGAGTTGGGAACGTCGGTATGGCTATCGCCCAAACTATCCTCACCCAGGACTTAGCCGATGAACTCGCCCTCGTCGACGCCAAGTCTGACAAGCTCCGCGGCGAAATGCTCGATCTCCAACACGCCGCGGCGTTCCTCCCACGCACTAAAATCAACGCGTCCGTTGATTACTCCGTCACCGCTGGATCTGATCTGTGTATTGTCACTGCTGGCGCCCGTCAAAACCCTGGCGAGTCTAGGCTGAATCTGCTGCAGAGGAACGTTGCTCTGTTTTCGAATATTATTCCTCCACTGGCAAAGTACTCGCCGGATTCGATTCTATTGATTGTTTCGAATCCGGTGGATGTGCTAACTTACGTGTCTTGGAAACTGTCGGGATTTCCATCGAATCGGGTCATCGGTTCGGGAACAAACTTGGATTCGTCGAGGTTTCGGTTCTTGATCGCCGATCATTTGGACGTCAACGCTCAGGATGTGCAG GCCTTCATAGTTGGTGAGCATGGAGACAGCTCGGTAGCACTCTGGTCTAGCATTAGTATTGGTGAAGTGCCGGTGTTAAGCTTCCTAAAGAACCAGCAAATTGCCTACGAAAAGCAGACCCTTGAGAACATTCACAAAGCTGTTGTTGAGAGTGCGTATGAGGTGATTAGTCTCAAAGGGTACACTTCTTGGGCAATTGGCTACTCAGTGGCTAACTTGGCTAGAAGTCTACTTAGAGATCAGCGGAAAATCCACCCAGTCTCAGTCCTTGCCAAGGGGTTTTACGGTATCGACGGTGGTGAAGTTTTCTTGAGCTTGCCAGCACAGCTCGGTAGAGGTGGGGTCTTGGGCGTCACCAATATCCATTTGACTGATGAGGAGGTGCAAAGGCTTAGGAAATCGGCTGAGACCATTCTTGAAGTTCAAAGTCAGTTGGGATTGTAA